One window of the Elusimicrobiota bacterium genome contains the following:
- a CDS encoding FecR family protein, translating to MKKVLGIVVAALISVTLAAAVVVAAEVFVSETVGTPQVLHFKATSWAPMKKDMRLQEKDVLRTNRFSRVELSFSNGTKAAVTEKSVLGIAELNPKKFSIAMNLLTGKVRSEVSKLGKGDKYAIRTPTAVCAVRGTLYNVESNNPAVYNAVFADELGAAPAAPAGAAGGAAAGGAAAGGAAAGAAGAAGGAGAAGAAAGAAGAAGAGAAAGGVAAGAIIAPGASVSAAAVAGVVAACVASNPSSIAPSLASAGIPTNTLEATQVSVANGAVATNNAANASAAPVVVGAGQTTQTNSNGTVQQPTVMTQEQTQSVTQNAMTAPIQSQQPQQTTPGAQQQTAAAVTTPAAATAATPAAAATTPAAATTATPATTPATAAATGTEQQAAVTPGAPVTEQQVTAPAVTQEVVTAPETQSTESAGSFDLGDLGAVGEELKQEFQSFVSETETSNRDVREITQEVKVEDFAANRAMRDVNGNLVRVEQKFSRPNAQSMQFTNIVQRKDGYNYGSNSITNVTYNGTNASRTDSLEITLQFNKELPEQIAEWGTFIKNNEKDFKLNSMQAVVSNSSGDQIKSELKLTEVLNTNTNQLETKEDAHIYLNSREIKFGPEGVPEKEPTTGITKNDAGDISGGSLWITSEIPYQYTDGAKELGWLTVQGFAINNDGNVYNFNSLKDSVSSDLFGILKNVAIESIFSAKIGKMTDYAYRGDDVFIGKNIDLIFTPDIITSIVLKIPNFTELTSSSSSSSNKDSGTVDTGNTGTNTNINTIPGAISLLRLY from the coding sequence GAACTTTCGTTTAGTAACGGGACAAAAGCTGCAGTAACAGAGAAATCAGTCCTTGGTATTGCAGAGCTTAATCCAAAAAAGTTTTCTATCGCAATGAACTTATTAACAGGAAAAGTTAGAAGTGAAGTTTCAAAGCTTGGTAAGGGTGATAAATACGCTATCCGTACCCCTACCGCTGTGTGTGCTGTTCGTGGAACTTTATATAATGTTGAATCTAATAATCCTGCTGTATATAATGCTGTATTCGCGGATGAGTTAGGAGCAGCACCGGCAGCACCAGCAGGAGCGGCAGGTGGGGCAGCAGCTGGCGGGGCGGCAGCGGGTGGTGCAGCAGCCGGTGCGGCGGGTGCCGCTGGTGGTGCAGGTGCAGCAGGGGCAGCAGCAGGCGCCGCTGGAGCAGCAGGTGCGGGAGCAGCAGCAGGTGGTGTAGCAGCAGGGGCTATTATTGCTCCAGGTGCATCAGTATCAGCAGCAGCAGTAGCAGGGGTAGTTGCAGCATGCGTTGCAAGTAATCCTTCTAGTATCGCACCGTCTTTAGCATCCGCAGGGATTCCAACAAATACTCTGGAAGCTACTCAAGTATCAGTAGCAAATGGTGCTGTTGCAACAAATAATGCGGCAAATGCTTCAGCAGCGCCAGTGGTTGTTGGTGCAGGTCAAACAACACAAACTAATTCTAATGGTACGGTACAGCAACCGACAGTTATGACACAGGAACAAACACAGTCTGTCACTCAAAACGCGATGACAGCGCCTATACAGTCGCAACAACCGCAGCAAACTACTCCTGGTGCACAACAGCAGACAGCAGCGGCAGTAACTACGCCCGCGGCAGCTACAGCAGCAACGCCGGCAGCAGCAGCGACGACGCCCGCAGCGGCTACAACAGCGACTCCGGCAACAACGCCGGCAACTGCAGCGGCAACTGGGACAGAACAACAGGCTGCAGTGACTCCCGGTGCGCCGGTAACAGAACAGCAGGTAACTGCTCCGGCTGTCACTCAGGAAGTAGTAACTGCTCCTGAAACACAGTCAACGGAATCCGCAGGGTCATTTGACCTTGGTGACCTCGGGGCTGTGGGGGAAGAGTTAAAACAGGAATTTCAATCGTTTGTTTCAGAAACTGAAACTTCGAACAGAGATGTGCGTGAGATCACTCAGGAAGTTAAGGTAGAAGATTTTGCGGCGAATCGCGCAATGCGTGATGTCAATGGTAATCTTGTCCGTGTAGAACAAAAGTTTTCACGTCCTAACGCGCAATCTATGCAGTTCACAAATATTGTACAGCGTAAAGACGGGTATAACTATGGAAGTAATAGTATTACTAATGTCACATATAACGGGACAAATGCTTCCAGGACTGACTCGCTTGAAATAACTTTACAGTTTAATAAAGAACTTCCGGAACAAATCGCGGAATGGGGTACTTTTATTAAAAATAATGAGAAGGATTTTAAGCTTAATAGTATGCAGGCAGTAGTATCGAATAGTAGCGGGGATCAGATTAAGTCTGAACTTAAGTTAACTGAAGTGTTGAATACTAACACGAATCAGTTGGAAACAAAAGAGGACGCGCATATTTATTTGAATAGCCGGGAGATTAAGTTCGGCCCGGAAGGTGTTCCTGAAAAAGAGCCAACTACCGGGATTACTAAAAATGATGCCGGTGATATTTCCGGTGGAAGTTTGTGGATTACCTCCGAGATTCCATACCAGTATACTGACGGTGCAAAAGAGCTTGGGTGGTTGACCGTCCAAGGGTTTGCAATTAATAATGATGGTAATGTATACAACTTCAATTCTTTAAAGGATAGTGTCAGCAGTGACCTTTTTGGGATCCTGAAAAATGTTGCAATTGAAAGTATTTTCTCTGCAAAAATTGGTAAAATGACGGATTATGCTTATAGAGGCGATGACGTTTTTATTGGTAAAAATATTGATTTAATATTTACACCGGATATTATAACTTCAATCGTACTGAAGATACCAAACTTTACGGAGTTGACCTCATCCTCGTCTTCATCATCTAATAAGGATAGCGGGACTGTGGATACAGGTAATACCGGGACTAATACAAATATAAATACAATACCCGGTGCGATTTCGTTATTGAGGTTATACTAG